In one Candidatus Nitrospira nitrificans genomic region, the following are encoded:
- a CDS encoding response regulator: MAILIVDDSPDERLLLFHMLKTAGYRDLITVSSARDVFTHLDLDHAGKTGVKTDLVLMDIKMPDMDGVEACRRIKAIDAFAGIPIIIVTAKDQRDFLQAAFDAGATDYIRKPVERVELLARVKATLKLKRETEERNHWEQELTQVISELDRTLRDMATLQQLIPVCPSCKKSHPAHMSDAALDEYVRSHPRTKFQDFVCPTCAAR, encoded by the coding sequence GTGGCGATCTTAATAGTCGATGACTCTCCCGATGAACGGCTGTTGCTCTTTCACATGTTGAAGACTGCGGGGTATCGGGACTTGATCACCGTCTCCTCCGCTCGCGATGTCTTCACCCATTTGGACCTTGATCATGCAGGCAAAACCGGCGTCAAGACGGATCTCGTTTTAATGGATATCAAGATGCCGGACATGGACGGGGTCGAAGCCTGTCGTCGCATCAAAGCCATCGATGCATTTGCGGGGATTCCGATCATCATCGTGACGGCGAAGGACCAAAGGGACTTCTTGCAAGCCGCCTTCGACGCCGGGGCAACCGACTATATTAGAAAACCGGTGGAACGGGTGGAACTCCTGGCGAGAGTCAAGGCGACGCTCAAGCTCAAACGGGAAACGGAGGAACGCAATCACTGGGAACAAGAACTGACACAAGTCATCAGCGAACTCGATCGTACTTTGCGCGACATGGCGACGCTACAGCAATTGATCCCTGTCTGCCCGTCGTGCAAGAAATCCCATCCCGCGCATATGTCCGACGCCGCGCTCGACGAGTATGTACGGAGCCATCCCCGGACGAAGTTTCAGGATTTCGTCTGCCCCACATGCGCCGCGCGTTGA
- a CDS encoding sigma-54-dependent transcriptional regulator has product MSASILVVDDEEAIRTSLRSILEDEGYEVSVAANGVEALKIYGTDPPDLMILDIWMPEMDGLETLRRVKEFVPTTQVMMISGHGSIETAVKAIKLGAYDYIEKPLSLENVTFRVKQALEQFRLAQENRSLRTKVQQKFELVGQSPAMQRLRELIETAGPTNSRVLIGGENGTGKELVARAIHMHSTRSDHPFVAVNCAAIPETLIESELFGHEKGSFTGATSMKRGQFEQADGGTLFLDEIGDMSLSTQAKVLRALQEQQFTRVGGTKLMKVDVRVLAASNKDLETEIGKGHFREDLYYRLNVVPIVVPPLRERREDIPALVRHFMKTHVEEQGLRMKEVSPEAMAVFQQYEWPGNIRELRNLIERLMIMVPGFVIDASQAAMSLQGRTVGAVPAGNQAANPLLTKPYDSLRDARNAFEKEYISRKLREHHWNISRTAEDLKIERSHLHRKIKLLDVEMRPES; this is encoded by the coding sequence ATGTCGGCATCGATTCTGGTGGTGGACGACGAAGAGGCGATTCGCACGTCCCTGCGAAGCATCCTGGAAGACGAAGGGTATGAGGTGTCGGTAGCCGCCAATGGAGTGGAGGCGTTGAAAATCTATGGGACCGATCCGCCGGATCTCATGATTCTGGACATTTGGATGCCGGAAATGGACGGACTGGAGACGCTGCGCCGGGTGAAAGAATTTGTGCCTACGACACAGGTCATGATGATCTCCGGGCATGGGTCCATCGAAACGGCCGTGAAAGCCATCAAGCTGGGCGCGTATGACTACATCGAGAAGCCGTTGTCGCTGGAGAACGTCACGTTCCGTGTCAAGCAGGCGTTGGAGCAGTTCCGGTTGGCGCAAGAGAACCGGTCGTTGCGGACCAAGGTTCAGCAAAAGTTCGAATTGGTCGGGCAGTCTCCGGCCATGCAGCGGCTACGGGAGCTCATCGAAACGGCCGGCCCTACGAACAGTCGGGTGTTGATCGGGGGCGAGAACGGAACGGGGAAGGAGTTGGTCGCTCGGGCCATTCATATGCACAGCACCAGATCGGACCATCCGTTCGTGGCCGTCAATTGCGCCGCCATCCCTGAGACATTGATCGAGAGCGAATTGTTCGGTCACGAAAAAGGTTCCTTCACCGGAGCCACATCCATGAAGCGCGGTCAGTTCGAGCAGGCCGACGGAGGCACGCTGTTTCTGGACGAAATCGGCGACATGAGCCTCAGTACGCAGGCGAAAGTGTTGCGGGCGTTACAAGAACAGCAGTTCACGCGGGTCGGCGGGACTAAATTGATGAAGGTCGATGTGCGGGTGCTGGCGGCCTCCAACAAAGATCTGGAAACGGAAATCGGCAAGGGACATTTTCGAGAAGATCTGTACTACCGTCTCAATGTGGTCCCGATTGTTGTGCCTCCCTTGCGGGAGCGGAGAGAAGATATTCCGGCGCTTGTGCGGCATTTCATGAAGACGCATGTCGAGGAGCAAGGGTTGCGGATGAAGGAGGTCTCGCCGGAGGCGATGGCCGTATTTCAGCAATACGAATGGCCGGGGAACATCCGGGAGTTGAGGAACTTGATCGAGCGGCTCATGATCATGGTGCCGGGATTTGTGATCGACGCCTCGCAGGCCGCCATGTCGCTGCAGGGCCGAACCGTCGGCGCGGTGCCGGCCGGTAATCAGGCGGCCAACCCATTGCTCACAAAACCCTACGACTCGCTTCGAGATGCCCGGAACGCTTTCGAGAAGGAATACATCAGTCGTAAACTTCGGGAGCATCATTGGAATATTTCACGGACTGCGGAAGATCTCAAAATCGAACGAAGTCACCTCCACCGGAAGATTAAATTGCTTGATGTGGAGATGCGTCCAGAAAGTTGA